TTAGACTTAGAAGCCTCGTCATTTGAATATTTTCTAACAGCTTCTTCAAAAGTAATTTTTTTTGACCTTATTTGGCTTAAAATATTTTTTGCTTGGTCTAAAACATCTGATCTTTTTTTATCCTTAGTAGAAAAAAATACATGACTAACTCTTGAAATATCGGGATTTACAAATTTGGTTTTATTAGCTTCATAATACTCAACAATTTCTTTCTCACTAGGAGTTTTAACTTCAGAAAACCTAGGCTGAGCTTGCTTTAAAACAAGTTTTTGAGAAGACAGAGATCTTTTCATTGAAGATAAAAGCTCATTCCAATTTGTACCTTGTTTTTCTATCATTTGCTTAATTTGCTCATCAGTAAGATTTACAAGTCCAAATTGAGTTCTAATTGTTTGCATAACCTCATCATCTGAAATTTTAATTCCTTGTTTTGAAGCTTCTTGACTAAAAAGAACATCTGCTATTAAAACTTGCAAAACTTGCTTTTTCTCAGCAGCAGTCAAATCTCGACCTTGAGTCTTTTTAAATATATCAACCTTAGAATCAAAACTAGTTTTAGTAATAATTTCGTTTTTATATAAATTAATAATAGCAACAGGAGTATTTTGAGCAAAAGAGTTAATCCCCATAATTCCCAACATTAACAAAAATAATAAGCTCTTCATAACACAACCTCTTATTAAAGAATCACTTAAACACTAATTTAACAAAATTTTACATTTAAATCTAGTTAATAAAACATTTCATCTATACAAAAAACTAGAAATCCCTTGCCCACCCCCAACACAAATAGATGCTATTCCTTTTGTTTTATTCCTAATTTTCATAGAACGCGCAAGTGTTAATAAAATTCTTGAACCACTAACTGCAAATGGATGTCCCAAAGCAATAGCGCCACCATTTACATTAATAATGTCACTAGTTATATTGTATTTTTCAAACAACGCTTTTTCAATGCTTAATGCTTGAACGGCAAATGCTTCATTTACTTCAATCAAATCTATCTCGCTGGAATTTAAACTTAATTTATCAATAATTCCCTCAATGGCTACATAAGCTCCAAAGCCCATGTAAAGCGGATCAAGCCCTACACTTTTAAATCCCCCAATA
The nucleotide sequence above comes from Borrelia maritima. Encoded proteins:
- a CDS encoding peptidylprolyl isomerase; amino-acid sequence: MKSLLFLLMLGIMGINSFAQNTPVAIINLYKNEIITKTSFDSKVDIFKKTQGRDLTAAEKKQVLQVLIADVLFSQEASKQGIKISDDEVMQTIRTQFGLVNLTDEQIKQMIEKQGTNWNELLSSMKRSLSSQKLVLKQAQPRFSEVKTPSEKEIVEYYEANKTKFVNPDISRVSHVFFSTKDKKRSDVLDQAKNILSQIRSKKITFEEAVRKYSNDEASKSKNGDLGFLSRGDQNAQNLLGADFVKEIFNFNKGEISSPIASKEGFHIIKVTEKYDQRFLGLNDKVSPTTDLIVKDAIRNNMVNVQQQQIVVQVQQDVYAKLSKSANIQILDSSLK